In Streptomyces thermolilacinus SPC6, a single genomic region encodes these proteins:
- a CDS encoding DMT family transporter gives MSAAVVARRAWLTDLPVLAVAVVWGSSYLAAKGITTAQTVVAVLVLRFAVVIPVLVVAGWRGLRRMSRAQVGGAGVLGLILAGIFLVETYGLVHTSATNAGLIISLTMILTPVAESRVRGTRLSGAFMAAAGMSVLGVVLLTQGTGFSAPSGGDLLMLCAAVARTVHVLAMARMESVRGADALSLTTVQLGGAVLVFALLAAGGVGTGGGTPWAVAAGFGAGEWLGLLYLSVFCTLFAFFVQMWAVRRTSPSRVSLLLGTEPVWAAVVGIVLAGDRPGWLGFVGVALVLCGTAWGRTAADRDRERDRVRAGDQDRGPERTGGAAAAEPDRAPAS, from the coding sequence GTGTCCGCTGCCGTCGTCGCCCGCCGGGCCTGGCTGACCGATCTGCCCGTGCTGGCGGTCGCCGTCGTGTGGGGGTCCAGCTATCTGGCCGCCAAGGGGATCACCACCGCCCAGACGGTCGTCGCGGTGCTCGTGCTGCGGTTCGCGGTCGTCATCCCCGTGCTGGTCGTCGCCGGGTGGCGGGGGCTGCGGCGGATGAGCAGGGCGCAGGTGGGCGGCGCCGGCGTGCTGGGGCTGATCCTCGCGGGGATCTTCCTCGTGGAGACGTACGGGCTCGTCCACACCTCCGCGACCAACGCCGGGCTCATCATCAGCCTCACCATGATCCTCACCCCGGTCGCGGAGAGCCGGGTGCGCGGGACACGGCTGTCCGGGGCGTTCATGGCGGCGGCCGGGATGTCGGTGCTGGGGGTGGTGCTGCTGACGCAGGGCACCGGGTTCAGCGCCCCGTCGGGCGGTGACCTGCTGATGCTGTGCGCGGCGGTGGCCCGTACGGTGCACGTCCTGGCGATGGCGCGGATGGAGTCGGTGCGGGGCGCGGACGCGCTGTCGCTGACGACGGTGCAGCTGGGCGGGGCGGTGCTGGTGTTCGCACTGCTGGCGGCCGGGGGCGTCGGGACCGGGGGCGGTACGCCGTGGGCCGTGGCGGCCGGGTTCGGGGCGGGCGAGTGGCTTGGGCTGCTGTACCTGTCGGTGTTCTGCACGCTGTTCGCGTTCTTCGTGCAGATGTGGGCGGTACGGCGTACGTCCCCGTCGCGGGTGAGCCTGCTGCTCGGTACGGAACCGGTGTGGGCGGCCGTCGTGGGGATCGTCCTGGCGGGCGACCGGCCGGGGTGGCTGGGCTTCGTGGGCGTGGCGCTCGTCCTGTGCGGCACGGCCTGGGGCCGTACGGCGGCGGACCGCGACCGGGAACGGGACCGGGTCCGGGCCGGGGACCAGGACCGGGGCCCGGAGCGGACCGGTGGGGCCGCCGCCGCGGAACCGGACCGGGCGCCGGCCTCCTGA
- a CDS encoding L,D-transpeptidase family protein has protein sequence MSPALPPVPRRPRRLLAATLLLALLPLTACVEGQGGGPGGGTGTGTGSAERGTAGGRAHPSGVPAPEGAASPRGTASAASPKGVPGPPAASAQIPGLGPATRAAIPPDTRQAVVVQGHGRDLNTGTATLYERRPDTGWTAASDPWPAHNAVKGWTDHHVRDDLRSPIGVFRLTDAGGLLPDPGAKLPYDQSPRFVATGTGSLGEPLEGSFDYVVAINYNRVPGRTPLDWARPLGEERGGGIWLHVDHDGPTQGCVSLLRAHMRELLRWLDPAHKPVVVMGDVRSLAR, from the coding sequence ATGTCGCCCGCCCTGCCGCCCGTCCCGCGACGCCCCCGCCGCCTACTCGCCGCGACGCTGCTGCTCGCGCTGCTGCCGCTGACCGCCTGCGTCGAGGGGCAAGGAGGCGGGCCGGGCGGTGGTACCGGCACCGGTACCGGCTCGGCCGAACGGGGTACCGCCGGGGGCCGGGCCCACCCGAGCGGCGTCCCCGCCCCGGAGGGCGCCGCGTCCCCGAGGGGCACCGCGTCCGCCGCTTCCCCGAAGGGCGTACCGGGGCCGCCCGCCGCTTCCGCGCAGATCCCCGGCCTCGGCCCCGCCACCCGCGCCGCGATCCCGCCCGACACCCGCCAGGCCGTCGTCGTCCAGGGCCACGGCCGGGACCTGAACACCGGCACCGCCACCCTGTACGAACGCCGCCCCGACACCGGCTGGACCGCCGCGTCCGACCCGTGGCCCGCGCACAACGCCGTCAAGGGCTGGACCGACCATCACGTCCGCGACGACCTGCGCTCCCCGATCGGCGTGTTCCGGCTCACCGACGCGGGCGGCCTCCTGCCCGACCCGGGCGCGAAGCTCCCGTACGACCAGAGCCCCCGGTTCGTCGCGACCGGAACCGGCTCCCTGGGCGAGCCGCTGGAGGGGTCCTTCGACTACGTCGTCGCCATCAACTACAACCGCGTCCCCGGCAGGACGCCCCTCGACTGGGCCCGCCCCCTCGGCGAGGAGCGCGGCGGCGGCATCTGGCTCCACGTGGACCACGACGGGCCCACGCAGGGCTGCGTCTCCCTGCTCCGCGCCCACATGCGGGAGCTGCTGCGCTGGCTGGACCCGGCGCACAAGCCGGTGGTGGTGATGGGCGACGTACGCAGCCTGGCCCGCTGA
- the aspS gene encoding aspartate--tRNA ligase produces MHRYRSHTCGELRASDVGTDVRLSGWLHNRRDLGGILFIDLRDHYGITQLVARPGTPAYEALDKQTKESVVRVDGKVVSRGAENVNADLPTGEVEVEVSEVEVLGAAGPLPFTINTDDGVNEERRLEYRFLDLRRERMHRNIMLRTAVISAIRQKMVALGFNEMATPILTATSPEGARDFVVPSRLNPGKFYALPQAPQQFKQLLMVSGFDRYFQIAPCFRDEDARADRSPGEFYQLDVEMSFVEQEDVFQPIEKLMTELFEEFGGGRHVTSPFPRIPFREAMLKYGSDKPDLRARLELVDITDVFADSEFKAFAGKHVRALPVPAVQDQPRKFFDSMGEFAVEHGAKGLAWIRVGEDMAFSGPIAKFLTEDNVKTLVDRLGLKPGHAVFFGAGDFEEVSKIMGAVRVEAAKRAGHFEENVFRFCWIVDFPMYEKDEETGKIDFSHNPFSMPQGGMKDLEEKDPLDILAWQYDIVCNGVELSSGAIRNHEPEIMIKAFEIAGYGRDTVEQEFAGMLRAFRFGAPPHGGIAPGVDRIVMLLADEPNIRETIAFPLNGNAQDLMMGAPTELDESRLRELNISVRKPATEK; encoded by the coding sequence ATGCATCGGTACAGGTCCCACACCTGCGGCGAGCTCCGCGCTTCTGACGTCGGCACCGACGTCCGGCTGAGCGGCTGGCTGCACAATCGGCGCGACCTGGGCGGCATCCTCTTCATCGATCTGCGCGACCACTACGGCATCACGCAGCTCGTCGCCCGGCCCGGCACCCCCGCGTACGAGGCCCTCGACAAGCAGACCAAGGAGTCCGTCGTCCGCGTGGACGGCAAGGTCGTCTCGCGTGGCGCCGAGAACGTCAACGCGGACCTGCCGACCGGTGAGGTCGAGGTCGAGGTCTCCGAGGTCGAGGTGCTCGGCGCCGCCGGACCGCTGCCGTTCACCATCAACACGGACGACGGCGTCAACGAGGAGCGGCGCCTGGAGTACCGCTTCCTGGACCTGCGCCGCGAGCGCATGCACCGCAACATCATGCTGCGCACGGCCGTGATCTCCGCGATCCGGCAGAAGATGGTCGCCCTCGGCTTCAACGAGATGGCCACGCCGATCCTCACCGCGACCTCCCCCGAGGGCGCCCGCGATTTCGTCGTGCCGTCCCGCCTCAACCCGGGCAAGTTCTACGCGCTGCCGCAGGCGCCGCAGCAGTTCAAGCAGCTGCTGATGGTCTCGGGCTTCGACCGCTACTTCCAGATCGCGCCCTGCTTCCGCGACGAGGACGCCCGCGCCGACCGCTCGCCGGGCGAGTTCTACCAGCTCGACGTCGAGATGTCATTCGTCGAGCAGGAGGACGTCTTCCAGCCGATCGAGAAGCTCATGACCGAGCTGTTCGAGGAGTTCGGCGGCGGCCGCCACGTCACCTCGCCGTTCCCGCGCATCCCGTTCCGCGAGGCGATGCTGAAGTACGGCTCCGACAAGCCGGACCTGCGCGCGCGGCTGGAGCTCGTGGACATCACGGACGTCTTCGCGGACTCCGAGTTCAAGGCGTTCGCGGGCAAGCACGTCCGCGCCCTGCCGGTCCCGGCCGTGCAGGACCAGCCGCGCAAGTTCTTCGACTCGATGGGCGAGTTCGCCGTCGAGCACGGCGCGAAGGGTCTCGCCTGGATCCGCGTCGGCGAGGACATGGCGTTCAGTGGCCCCATCGCGAAGTTCCTCACCGAGGACAACGTCAAGACGCTGGTCGACCGCCTCGGCCTGAAGCCCGGCCACGCCGTGTTCTTCGGCGCGGGCGACTTCGAAGAGGTCTCCAAGATCATGGGCGCGGTCCGCGTCGAGGCCGCCAAGCGCGCCGGCCACTTCGAGGAGAACGTCTTCCGCTTCTGCTGGATCGTCGACTTCCCGATGTACGAGAAGGACGAGGAGACCGGCAAGATCGATTTCTCCCACAACCCCTTCTCGATGCCCCAGGGCGGCATGAAGGACCTGGAGGAGAAGGACCCGCTCGACATCCTGGCCTGGCAGTACGACATCGTCTGCAACGGCGTCGAGCTGTCCTCCGGCGCGATCCGGAATCACGAGCCCGAGATCATGATCAAGGCGTTCGAGATCGCCGGGTACGGCCGGGACACCGTCGAGCAGGAGTTCGCGGGCATGCTCCGCGCGTTCCGCTTCGGCGCCCCGCCGCACGGCGGCATCGCCCCGGGCGTGGACCGCATCGTCATGCTGCTGGCCGACGAGCCGAACATCCGCGAGACGATCGCCTTCCCGCTCAACGGCAACGCCCAGGACCTGATGATGGGCGCCCCGACGGAGCTGGACGAGTCCCGCCTCCGCGAGCTGAACATCTCGGTGCGCAAGCCCGCCACGGAGAAGTAA
- a CDS encoding SpoIIE family protein phosphatase, producing MRTEEVLAAILTGLWRWDSGTGIVELDAEAARLLGLPAEPVELTEGAVRSRFHPVDWNEIDGIVNLALAEGTLAESRLRVMDENGRVVRAVRSRAKPMAYGSGGGMRLVGTLQEVAEPEPGPGRAARQPVTGDWRRSREAFLLDAGRALAEARSTAEVLRVAASLSMPGFSPDGLAVFGVAGDRLTIIGQHGHSPGDESPFADMPLDTDYPAAEVVRTGRAIYLSTPEDYRKRFPATWPLAQRFGRESWAFLPLIVAGRTMGAWLAAFTYRVGFSPDERSVLTTVARMLAQALARAGVAESERELSLGLQRTMLPVLGPAIPGMEVAARYVPTGGGLQVGGDWYDMIQLPGGRVAFVIGDVQGHDVRAAGLMGQLRIALRAYASEGHRPDAVLSRASRFLYGITEGAHGVDGHGPAPAAGDTDGARFATCLYLEVDPASGTLDIARAGHPDPAVLMADGTVMMRPTDGGLPLGIVPDTDYPTTRMTLEPGETLMLCTDGLLETGGHDMETGWLRVRKLLEEYDPRRESLEVLADSLVQAVHGPESHHTVGPLADRREDDIAVLLLSRTGDAAVRLAPRRTVLTVAQAEPERIAGARRQLRELLHDWADEDQVDSAVLMVSEMVTNVLVHTDGDALLVAEARGERGARRLRVEVADASDELPHRRRPGEMASSGRGLVLMEMLAHAWGVDPRGEGKSIWFELYEGGTPDTGRA from the coding sequence ATGCGCACCGAGGAGGTCCTGGCCGCGATCCTGACCGGTCTGTGGCGGTGGGACAGCGGGACCGGGATCGTCGAGCTGGACGCCGAGGCGGCCAGGCTGCTGGGGCTGCCCGCCGAGCCAGTGGAGCTGACGGAGGGCGCCGTGCGCTCCCGTTTCCATCCCGTGGACTGGAACGAGATCGACGGCATCGTCAATCTCGCGCTCGCGGAGGGCACCCTCGCCGAGTCACGACTGCGGGTGATGGACGAGAACGGCCGGGTGGTCCGGGCCGTGCGGTCACGCGCGAAGCCGATGGCGTACGGCTCCGGGGGCGGGATGCGGCTGGTCGGCACCCTCCAGGAGGTCGCCGAGCCGGAACCTGGTCCCGGGCGGGCCGCGCGGCAGCCGGTGACGGGTGACTGGCGGCGGTCGCGCGAGGCGTTCCTGCTGGACGCGGGGCGGGCGCTGGCGGAGGCGCGGTCCACGGCGGAGGTGCTGCGGGTCGCGGCGTCGCTGTCGATGCCGGGGTTCTCGCCGGACGGGCTCGCGGTGTTCGGGGTGGCGGGCGACCGACTGACCATCATCGGGCAGCACGGGCACAGCCCCGGTGACGAGAGCCCGTTCGCCGACATGCCGCTGGACACGGACTATCCGGCGGCCGAGGTGGTCCGCACGGGGCGGGCGATCTACCTCTCGACGCCGGAGGACTACCGCAAGCGCTTCCCGGCGACCTGGCCGCTGGCGCAGCGGTTCGGGCGGGAGTCGTGGGCGTTCCTGCCGCTGATCGTGGCGGGCCGGACGATGGGCGCGTGGCTGGCGGCGTTCACGTACCGGGTGGGCTTCTCGCCGGACGAGCGGTCGGTGCTGACGACGGTGGCCCGGATGCTGGCGCAGGCGCTGGCCAGGGCGGGGGTCGCGGAGTCGGAGCGGGAGCTGTCGCTGGGCCTCCAGCGGACGATGCTGCCGGTGCTGGGCCCGGCGATCCCCGGCATGGAGGTGGCCGCGCGGTACGTCCCTACGGGCGGCGGGCTCCAGGTGGGCGGCGACTGGTACGACATGATCCAGCTGCCCGGCGGGCGGGTCGCGTTCGTGATCGGTGACGTGCAGGGGCACGACGTGCGGGCGGCGGGGCTGATGGGCCAGCTGCGGATCGCGCTGCGGGCGTACGCCTCGGAGGGCCACCGCCCGGACGCGGTGCTGTCGAGGGCGTCGCGGTTCCTGTACGGGATCACGGAGGGCGCGCACGGCGTGGACGGCCACGGCCCGGCACCGGCGGCGGGCGACACGGACGGGGCGCGGTTCGCGACGTGCCTGTATCTGGAGGTCGATCCGGCGTCGGGCACGCTGGACATCGCGCGGGCGGGGCACCCGGACCCGGCGGTGCTGATGGCGGACGGCACGGTGATGATGCGGCCGACGGACGGCGGGCTGCCGCTGGGCATCGTCCCGGACACGGACTATCCGACGACGCGGATGACCCTGGAGCCGGGCGAGACGCTGATGCTGTGCACGGACGGGCTGCTGGAGACCGGCGGGCACGACATGGAGACGGGCTGGCTGCGGGTCCGCAAGCTGCTGGAGGAGTACGACCCGCGCCGGGAGTCGCTGGAGGTGCTGGCCGACTCGCTGGTGCAGGCGGTGCACGGGCCGGAGTCGCACCACACGGTGGGCCCGCTCGCGGACCGGCGCGAGGACGACATCGCGGTGCTGCTGCTGTCCCGTACGGGCGATGCCGCCGTGCGGCTGGCCCCGCGCCGTACGGTGCTGACGGTCGCCCAGGCGGAGCCGGAGCGGATCGCGGGCGCGCGGCGGCAGCTGCGGGAGCTGCTGCACGACTGGGCGGACGAGGACCAGGTGGACTCGGCGGTCCTGATGGTGTCGGAGATGGTCACCAACGTGCTGGTCCACACCGACGGGGACGCGCTGCTGGTGGCGGAGGCGCGCGGGGAGCGCGGCGCGCGGCGGCTGCGGGTGGAGGTGGCGGACGCCAGCGACGAGCTGCCGCACCGCAGGAGGCCCGGCGAGATGGCGTCGTCGGGGCGCGGTCTGGTCCTGATGGAGATGCTGGCGCACGCGTGGGGCGTGGACCCGCGCGGCGAGGGCAAGTCGATCTGGTTCGAGCTCTACGAGGGCGGGACGCCGGACACCGGACGGGCGTAG
- a CDS encoding AI-2E family transporter — MPPPLLPEPVRRLAAWCAVLLLVTGVAAVAVWLCVTFRTAVTPALLALLGTALLGPLHRRLVAMRVNRSLAAGLTCVAVVAVFGGAAYIVVAALIDTGDQIVDSLRRAAGDLAERFGAAGTSLDDIAANARNLLGRFGSTAASGVITGLSVVAEVAAMALLALFLVFFFLRDSGRAVGVLRSLTPASTTDMVEAMARRAYEAVEGFMRGTTLIALIDAVLITAGLLVLRVPGAVGLGALVFVGAYIPYLGAFLSGAVAVLVAFADRGLAIALWALGVVLAVQVLEGNVLQPIIQSRTVQMHPAAVLLALTAGASVAGILGMLLAVPLTAAAFGVFEELRRHYARPVSGVPPS, encoded by the coding sequence GTGCCGCCGCCGCTGCTGCCCGAACCCGTCCGCCGCCTCGCCGCCTGGTGCGCCGTCCTCCTGCTGGTCACGGGCGTGGCCGCCGTCGCGGTCTGGCTGTGCGTCACCTTCCGGACCGCCGTCACCCCTGCGCTGCTCGCCCTGCTCGGCACCGCCCTCCTCGGCCCCCTCCACCGCCGCCTCGTCGCGATGCGCGTCAACCGGTCGCTTGCCGCCGGGCTCACCTGCGTGGCGGTCGTCGCGGTCTTCGGGGGCGCCGCGTACATCGTCGTCGCCGCGCTCATCGACACGGGCGACCAGATCGTCGACTCCCTGCGCCGCGCCGCCGGGGACCTCGCCGAGCGGTTCGGCGCCGCAGGGACCTCCCTCGACGACATCGCCGCCAACGCGCGGAACCTCCTCGGCCGGTTCGGTTCCACCGCCGCGTCCGGGGTGATCACGGGGCTCAGCGTGGTCGCCGAGGTGGCGGCCATGGCCCTGCTCGCCCTCTTCCTCGTCTTCTTCTTCCTGCGCGACTCCGGGCGGGCGGTCGGCGTGCTGCGGTCCCTCACCCCCGCGTCCACCACCGACATGGTGGAGGCCATGGCGCGCCGCGCGTACGAGGCGGTCGAGGGGTTCATGCGGGGCACCACCCTGATCGCCCTGATCGACGCCGTCCTCATCACGGCCGGGCTGCTCGTGCTGCGCGTGCCGGGCGCCGTCGGGCTCGGCGCGCTGGTCTTCGTCGGCGCCTACATCCCGTACCTCGGCGCGTTCCTCTCCGGGGCCGTCGCCGTCCTCGTCGCCTTCGCCGACCGGGGGCTCGCCATCGCCCTGTGGGCGCTCGGCGTGGTGCTCGCCGTGCAGGTGCTGGAGGGGAACGTCCTCCAGCCCATCATCCAGAGCCGTACCGTCCAGATGCACCCGGCGGCCGTGCTGCTCGCCCTCACCGCCGGGGCGTCCGTCGCCGGAATCCTCGGCATGCTGCTCGCCGTGCCCCTCACCGCCGCCGCGTTCGGCGTCTTCGAGGAGCTGCGGCGGCACTACGCCCGTCCGGTGTCCGGCGTCCCGCCCTCGTAG
- a CDS encoding pirin family protein: MPAVTVENPLTLPRVAAPAGTQARKVLTVVTAPTGFEGEGFPVRRAFAGINYRYLDPFIMMDQMGEVEYAPGEPKGTPWHPHRGFETVTYLIDGTFVHQDSNGGGGTITNGDTQWMTAGSGLLHIEAPPESLVMSGGLFHGLQLWVNLPAKDKMKDPRYQDIRGGSVKLLTSSDGGALLRVIAGDLDGHEGPGITHTPITMVHATLRPGSEVTLPWRSDFNGLAYVLAGRGTVGAERRPVHTGQTAVFGDGGSVTVRADEKQDGNTPDLEVVLLGGRPIREPMAHYGPFVMNTRDELLQAFEDFQAGRLGRVPAVHGMGEGRPL, translated from the coding sequence ATGCCTGCCGTCACCGTCGAGAACCCGCTCACCCTGCCCCGCGTCGCCGCACCGGCCGGCACCCAGGCCCGCAAGGTCCTCACGGTGGTCACCGCGCCCACCGGCTTCGAAGGGGAGGGCTTCCCGGTCCGCCGCGCGTTCGCCGGGATCAACTACCGCTACCTCGACCCGTTCATCATGATGGACCAGATGGGCGAGGTGGAGTACGCGCCGGGCGAGCCCAAGGGCACCCCCTGGCACCCGCACCGCGGCTTCGAGACCGTCACGTACCTGATCGACGGAACGTTCGTCCACCAGGACTCCAACGGCGGCGGCGGCACCATCACCAACGGCGACACCCAGTGGATGACCGCGGGCAGCGGCCTCCTCCACATCGAGGCGCCGCCGGAGTCCCTCGTCATGTCCGGCGGCCTCTTCCACGGCCTCCAGCTCTGGGTGAACCTCCCCGCCAAGGACAAGATGAAGGACCCCCGCTACCAGGACATCCGCGGCGGCTCCGTCAAGCTCCTCACCTCGTCCGACGGCGGCGCGCTGCTCCGCGTCATCGCCGGTGACCTGGACGGGCACGAGGGCCCGGGCATCACCCACACGCCCATCACCATGGTCCACGCCACCCTGCGCCCCGGCTCCGAGGTCACCCTGCCCTGGCGCTCCGACTTCAACGGCCTCGCCTACGTCCTCGCCGGGCGCGGCACGGTCGGCGCCGAGCGGCGGCCCGTCCACACGGGGCAGACCGCCGTCTTCGGCGACGGCGGCTCGGTCACCGTACGGGCCGACGAGAAGCAGGACGGCAACACGCCCGACCTGGAGGTCGTCCTCCTCGGCGGGCGGCCCATCCGGGAGCCCATGGCGCACTACGGGCCGTTCGTCATGAACACCCGCGACGAACTGCTCCAGGCGTTCGAGGACTTCCAGGCGGGCCGGCTCGGCCGCGTCCCCGCCGTCCACGGCATGGGCGAGGGCCGGCCGCTGTAA
- a CDS encoding sensor histidine kinase encodes MRTPMPASVPPATPTPTASGTRTRSPRRALAFDVLVAAAAALELLTWYGALDRASALVCPPALLALLLRRRFPVPVLLATLPSMATGHLWIAPMIALFTVASRTTRTPLVVAATAALFAATMWSGYSADTSGMAWGDHLFTVEVALMFSVGPAGLGLLARTRFELRARLRELTASQEHGRRLEAERAVARERARMAREMHDTVSYHLGIIATQSGALWATAPDETVRQDAETIRRHSAAGLAELREVVGVLRRAAGADDGDTARLHHLPALVRDARLDAVLDLDATLPDGRACAPAVERAAYRTVQEALTNARKHAPGAPVTVTVRPSVQGDTLIVEVRNDAPPGDPAAPQGTTLATGDGYGLTGLKERTALVDGTLRAGPTPDGGFAVRAELPLTPPPAAPATAPAPAAPAPARQPQPRSALDRTIPSQ; translated from the coding sequence ATGCGCACGCCCATGCCCGCGTCCGTACCGCCCGCGACGCCCACGCCGACCGCGTCCGGGACCAGGACCCGGTCGCCGCGCAGGGCGCTCGCCTTCGACGTGCTGGTGGCCGCCGCCGCGGCCTTGGAGCTGCTCACCTGGTACGGGGCTCTCGACCGGGCCTCCGCGCTCGTGTGCCCGCCCGCGTTGCTGGCCCTGCTGCTGCGCCGCCGCTTCCCCGTGCCCGTGCTGCTGGCCACGCTGCCGTCCATGGCGACCGGACACCTGTGGATCGCGCCCATGATCGCCCTGTTCACGGTGGCGTCCCGCACCACGCGCACCCCGCTCGTCGTGGCCGCGACGGCCGCGCTGTTCGCCGCGACGATGTGGTCCGGGTACAGCGCGGACACCTCCGGCATGGCGTGGGGCGACCACCTGTTCACGGTGGAGGTGGCACTCATGTTCAGCGTCGGCCCGGCGGGCCTGGGCCTCCTCGCCCGTACGCGCTTCGAGCTGCGCGCCCGGCTGCGGGAGCTGACCGCGTCGCAGGAGCACGGCCGTCGCCTCGAGGCGGAGCGGGCGGTGGCGCGGGAGCGGGCGCGGATGGCCCGCGAGATGCACGACACCGTCTCGTACCACCTGGGGATCATCGCCACGCAGTCCGGCGCGCTGTGGGCCACGGCGCCCGACGAGACGGTCCGGCAGGACGCGGAGACGATACGCCGCCACAGCGCGGCCGGGCTGGCGGAGCTGCGCGAGGTGGTGGGCGTGCTGCGCCGCGCGGCGGGCGCCGACGACGGGGACACCGCCCGCCTCCACCACCTCCCGGCGCTGGTGCGGGACGCTCGCCTGGACGCGGTGCTCGACCTGGACGCCACCCTGCCGGACGGCCGCGCCTGCGCGCCCGCCGTGGAGCGGGCCGCGTACCGGACCGTGCAGGAGGCGCTGACGAACGCCCGCAAGCACGCGCCGGGCGCCCCGGTGACGGTGACCGTACGGCCGTCGGTCCAGGGCGACACCCTGATCGTGGAGGTACGCAACGACGCCCCGCCCGGCGATCCGGCCGCGCCCCAGGGGACCACGCTCGCGACGGGCGACGGGTACGGGCTGACGGGCCTCAAGGAGCGCACGGCCCTGGTGGACGGCACGCTCCGGGCGGGCCCGACACCCGACGGCGGATTCGCGGTACGGGCCGAACTCCCCCTCACGCCCCCACCGGCCGCCCCGGCGACGGCCCCCGCACCGGCCGCACCCGCACCCGCACGGCAGCCACAGCCGCGCTCCGCCCTGGACCGCACGATCCCGAGCCAGTGA
- a CDS encoding LURP-one-related/scramblase family protein: MEQLGAYLMTQKVTPLVNRYVVTAPDGGDVLAFGEQERFTLKEELTFWTGEDRARRLGAFRALKALDFGTAYDVTGADGQPLGFFRKDARASLPRSTWHLVPEGRPAAVGRERSLPVALARRVWQVVDTFLPVPVPPVPFVYHFDFVHDGEPVLSVERLWGLRDRYVVRVHDPELDPALALCVAAGLDALQSR; the protein is encoded by the coding sequence GTGGAGCAGCTCGGCGCATACCTGATGACCCAGAAGGTCACCCCGCTCGTCAACCGGTACGTCGTCACGGCGCCGGACGGCGGGGACGTTCTCGCGTTCGGTGAGCAGGAGCGGTTCACGCTCAAAGAGGAGCTGACCTTCTGGACGGGGGAGGACCGGGCCCGGCGGCTCGGCGCGTTCAGGGCACTCAAGGCGCTGGACTTCGGCACCGCGTACGACGTGACCGGCGCGGACGGGCAGCCGCTCGGCTTCTTCCGGAAGGACGCCAGAGCCTCCCTGCCGCGCTCCACCTGGCACCTTGTCCCCGAGGGGCGGCCCGCCGCCGTGGGACGGGAGCGCAGTCTTCCCGTGGCGCTCGCGCGGCGCGTCTGGCAGGTCGTCGACACGTTCCTGCCCGTCCCCGTGCCGCCGGTGCCGTTCGTGTACCACTTCGACTTCGTCCACGACGGCGAGCCGGTCCTGTCGGTCGAGCGGCTGTGGGGGCTGCGCGACCGGTACGTCGTGCGCGTCCACGACCCGGAGCTCGACCCGGCTCTCGCCCTGTGCGTGGCCGCCGGGCTGGACGCCCTCCAGTCCCGCTGA
- a CDS encoding SseB family protein has protein sequence MYGYEQNPGAQQQYAPPQQGYGQQPPLYPEPSPPSLADAVRAFTTGSMSAEDFQQIFATSKVYCPRGDNPGFLALHNTQQPVIPMFTSLKQLRRYAGKESKYFVITGAEVLDLLPTGYGFVLDMEGDHRIVFDAKAVEEMVDFAMRRMYG, from the coding sequence ATGTACGGCTACGAGCAGAACCCGGGCGCCCAGCAGCAGTACGCCCCGCCCCAGCAGGGGTACGGGCAGCAGCCGCCGCTGTACCCGGAGCCGTCGCCGCCGTCCCTCGCCGACGCGGTGCGCGCGTTCACCACGGGCTCGATGTCCGCCGAGGACTTCCAGCAGATCTTCGCCACGTCCAAGGTGTACTGCCCGCGCGGCGACAACCCGGGCTTCCTGGCGCTGCACAACACGCAGCAGCCGGTCATCCCGATGTTCACGTCCCTGAAGCAGCTGCGCCGGTACGCGGGCAAGGAGTCCAAGTACTTCGTGATCACCGGCGCGGAGGTCCTGGACCTCCTGCCGACCGGGTACGGCTTCGTCCTCGACATGGAGGGCGACCACCGGATCGTGTTCGACGCGAAGGCCGTCGAGGAGATGGTCGACTTCGCGATGCGCCGCATGTACGGCTGA
- a CDS encoding SMI1/KNR4 family protein encodes MSAHIWAGVRERVLALAKTPGADEVFGFPRGGTPLDDPLTEAELADLERYCGVRLPDEYRNFLLHVGAGGAGPAYGVFPVRRDAGGAWQWHGDGGDMTLPKRLAEPFRQRMSPEELDALLGDQPDEEAYEDIDDFDTANDAWEERLYATLWSDDHTAGAICLCHLGCAQRQWLVVSGPERGRMWDDSRCDHADLEPLGVTFAQWYLDWLAEAEKTAGTVSPSETR; translated from the coding sequence ATGAGCGCACACATCTGGGCGGGCGTACGGGAACGGGTCCTCGCGCTGGCCAAGACGCCCGGCGCGGACGAGGTGTTCGGATTCCCGCGCGGCGGCACCCCGCTGGACGACCCACTGACCGAGGCCGAGTTGGCCGACCTGGAGCGGTACTGCGGGGTGCGGCTGCCCGACGAGTACCGGAACTTCCTGCTGCACGTCGGCGCGGGCGGCGCGGGCCCGGCGTACGGCGTCTTCCCGGTCCGCCGCGACGCCGGCGGAGCGTGGCAGTGGCACGGCGACGGCGGCGACATGACGCTGCCGAAGCGCCTCGCGGAGCCGTTCCGGCAGCGCATGTCCCCGGAGGAGCTGGACGCCCTTCTGGGGGACCAGCCCGACGAGGAGGCGTACGAGGACATCGACGACTTCGACACGGCGAACGACGCGTGGGAGGAGCGGCTCTACGCCACCCTGTGGTCCGACGACCACACGGCCGGCGCGATCTGCCTGTGCCACCTGGGCTGCGCCCAGCGGCAGTGGCTCGTCGTGTCCGGCCCGGAGCGCGGCCGCATGTGGGACGACTCCCGCTGCGACCACGCGGACCTGGAACCGCTGGGCGTGACGTTCGCCCAGTGGTACCTGGACTGGCTCGCGGAGGCCGAGAAGACCGCCGGGACGGTCAGCCCTTCAGAGACGCGATGA